GTCGTTGCGCTGAGTTGAGCCAGCAATACGAGCAGCGATTCGCTGGCCAGCGAGGTGTTGTTCAGTAGCCGATTCAATGCGCCGTCGGGATCGGCTAGCGCTCCGCTCATGTGCTCCAGAGATGCCAGCGTGGCGCCGACGTGCTTGAGATTGCGGTCGCTGAGCAGCGTGTCGAGCTGGTTGAGTACCTCGTTGGCGGTGATCACAATTTGTTCGGAAGACGCCAGCAGGCGATTGAGCGGTGATGAGATGGACTGGATGCGCGGAGGAACTCCGTCGTGTGCTTGCAACAGCGAACTATCGGGGCTGCCACCGCTGAGCTGGATGGCGGAAGTACCGGTCAGGCCGGTCAGCCGAATGCTGGCTACGGTGTCCTGGCGAATGGGCACCTCGGCCTCGATGTCAACCGTGACCAGTACTTCCCGCACGTCTTTCGGGTTGAGGTCCAGTGCGGTCACGCGTCCCACGTTGACGCCGTTGTACAGCACCGGACTACCATCGGACAGGCCGATGACGGACTCGTTGAACAGGATCTGGTAAGTATTCCAGGCGCTGTCAGTGGCGTAGCGCGCGGCAAACAGCCCGAACACCATTGCCCCTATGGCCACTGCGAACGTGAACGCACCGATGATGACATAGTTGGCCTTCGTTTCCATTCCGTATCTCTCAGCCCGGCGCTTGCTGCTGATGCCGGGCGGCGCGTGCGCGTGGCCCGTGAAAATAATCTCTGATCCACTCGTGATCGATCTGTTCGATCTCACGCAGTGGCGCCACCGCCAGAATCTTGCGCTCGGCAATGATCGCCACGCGGTCGCATATCGCATAGAGCGTATCGAGATCATGGGTGATCAGGAACACCGTAAGCCCCAGTGCTCGCTGCAGCGTACGCAGCAAGTTGTCGAACTCTGCTGCACCGATGGGATCCAGTCCGGCGGTTGGTTCGTCTAGAAACATTAATTCGGGTTCCAGTGCCAAGGCGCGTGCCAGTGCCACGCGCTTGCGCATGCCGCCGGAAAGATCCGACGGCATCTTGGGGCTGGTGGGCGCGGGCAGTCCCGATAATTGGATCTTGGATCGGGCGAGGTCGCGCCGCAACTGCTTCGAGAGTTCGGGTACATGGGTTTTAAGCGGAAGCTCTACGTTCTCCAGTACGGTTAGCGATGAAAACAGTGCTCCATCCTGAAAAAGCACGCCGGTGCGACGGGACATGAGCCGTTGTGCATCTGCGTTATCATTCAACGACTGCCCAAAGACCTCGATAGTGCCCGCCGTAGGACGCAGCAGGCCGAGAATCGAGCGCATGAGTACCGATTTGCCACTGCCCGATCCGCCAACCACGCCCAGGATCTCGCCGCGTTGGACGTCCAGGTCGAGTCCCTGGTGAACGATGTCCGAACCAAAGTGATTGTCCAGACCCCGTATCCGTATTACTGGGTCGTCGGGGCCTGGTTCGCCACTCATGTCATCGTTCGTGCTCACCATCCGATTTCCATGAAGTAGACCGCGGCCAGTGCGTCGATGACGATAACCATAGTCAGGCTGCGCACCACGGCGGTGGTGGTGTGTTCGCCTACGGACTGGGCGGTGCCACTCACCCGGAGCCCTTCAAGGCAGCCGATAAGGGCAATGATGACGGCGAACATCGGCGCCTTGACCATGCCGACCAAGTAATGTTTGAGGGCCACCGTCTGCCCCACGCGATCCAGGAACAGGGTCAGGTTGATATCCAGCGACCAGACCGAGACCATCAGTCCGCCGACCAGGCCGGCAATGGTGGCGATGAACGCAAGCAACGGCAGGGTGATCAGCAACGCGATGAGGCGTGGCAGAACCAGCACCTCGATCTCATCGAGCCCCAACGTGCGGATGGCATCGAGTTCTTCGCGGGTCTTCATCATGCCAATCTGGGCGCAGAAGGCGCTCGCAGTCCGGCCGGCCAGCAGGATGGCCGTCAGCAAGACGCCGAATTCTCGCAGGAAGGCAAAGGTCACCAGGTCGATCACGAACAACTCGGCGCCGAAGTTTCGCAGCACGGTTGCGCCAAGAAACGCGACCACCGCGCCGACCAGGCCGGCGAGGAGGATCGATAGCGGCACCGCATCCAGACCGGTCTGCTCTATGTGGTAGACCGTCGATGTCAACCGCAGCCGCTGCGGCCTCACCACAGTTCGGCCGAGGCGCAGCATGGTGAGGCCCATGAAATTGAGCAGTTCACGTGTGCTTTGCGTGACTTCGACGGTGGTTCTGCCGATTTGCGCCAGGATCTGCCGCCACTGCGGTTCGGTTTCCGGTTCGGGCTCATGCTTGACGTCACACGCCGAATCAACCGCCTCGAACAGTTTGCGCCACTGGTCGGTCAGACCGGCCGCCGCCGCATCCTGCCCGGTGCGGGCGAACAGGCGTTCCAGTAGTACCGCACCCGAGGCATCCAGTCGCGAGATACCGCTGACGTCCAACCTGGAGGCGCGCCCCGCAAGGGCATCGACTCTTTGGTTGAGCACTTCGACGTTATCCAGGATCCAGTCCCCGCGGGCCACCAATAGTCCCTCGGCCCCGGCTTCCCATACCAGGTCGGTGCTTGCATTGGATGTCTTGTTCGCGTTCATCGTGGTACTGGACCGTAAAGGACCGGGTAGTAGGGCAGGCGGCGTGGCATCCGGGCTATGCCAATGGGGCTGCGGACCACGGGTCAATCGAGGCCGGAGTTGTATTGGCCGGTTCCCGGCGTATAGGCAGTGGTACGCCGGGTGTCGTTCGCTGAGCTAGTGTAATCCGTCCGTATTCACACTCCAATTCAAAACTCGGATGCTCCGGACCACGGGATGATTGCAATTGTTCAAGAACTCTTGTAGCGTCGCGACATGGATCAGACCCGCGCGATCGCCGTTCTTGAATCTTTGGCCTCCGGGCTGCGGCTGGAGGTGTTCCGCCTGCTGATGCGCCAGAGCACGCAGGGTATGGTGGCCGGTGAGATCTCCAGTACCTTGAATATCCCCCCGACCAATCTCTCTTTCCATCTCAAGAACCTGACCCACGCGGGACTGGTGGTGGTCGAGCAAGAGGGCCGGTTTCAGCGTTACCGCGCGAACATGCCTCTGATGCTCGACCTGGTCGCCTACCTCACCGAGGAATGCTGTGGGGGTGACGCCGGACAGTGTCGGGACCTGCCTGGGGGATCCACGGGCTATGCGGGCATCGTCTCCGCGCATAGCCCCCCGTGTGCCGGAGCAGGCTCCTGAGGAATGCCGGTTATTCCATGACTCAAAAGCATTTATTCAACATTTCAACCATTCATGGAGTATCGTAATGATTAACATACAGGTGTTCGACCCCTCCCTGTGCTGTAGCACCGGCGTTTGCGGTGTCGACGTGGACCAGCGACTGGTCGACTTCTCCGCCGATATGGACTGGGCGAAGCGTAACGGTCTGGCCATCGAGCGCCTCAATCTTTCCCAGCAGCCGGTCGCCTTTGCCGAGAATGGGGCGGTACGCGGGATCCTGGAACGTGCGGGTGAGGCCGCCTTGCCGGTCATCCTCGTCGATGGTCAGGTGGCACTGACCGGTCGATATCCCACCCGGGACGAGTTGGCGCGCTGGGCCGGTCTGCCGGAACCGGCCGAGGGGTTCAACATCGCGGCAGCGCCTGCGTGCTGTGGTGGTGGGACCAAGTGCTGAGCATGGGCGACGCAAACCTGAACTTTCTGGCCGACCCGCCGCGTTTCCTGTTCTTCACCGGCAAGGGCGGAGTGGGCAAGACCTCCATCGCCTGCGCGACGTCCATTCATCTGGCGGAAGCTGGCCGGCGCGTGCTGCTGGTCAGCACCGACCCGGCATCGAACGTCGGCCAGGTCTTTGGCATCGACATCGGCAACCACATCACCCCGGTTGAGGCGGTTGCGGGGCTGGCGGCGCTGGAGATCGACCCCCAGGCCGCGGCCCAAGGCTATCGTGACCGCATCGTGGGTCCGGTCCGCGGGGTGCTGCCCGAAGCCGTGGTGGCGGGCATCGAGGAGCAGCTTTCGGGCGCCTGCACCACCGAGATTGCGGCCTTCGACGAGTTCACGGCCCTGCTGACCGACTCCGAACTCCTCGACGGTTACGACCACATCGTTTTCGACACGGCGCCGACCGGCCACACCATCCGCCTGTTGCAGTTGCCGGGCGCCTGGAGCGGGTTTCTCGAGACCGGCAAGGGCGATGCCTCCTGCCTGGGGCCGTTGGCCGGATTGGAAAAGCAACGGGAGCGCTACGGCGCCGCGGTGGCGGCGCTGGCAGATCCCGAGCGCACTCGTCTGATCCTGGTGGCCCGCCCGCAGCGGGGCAGCCTGACTGAGGTGGCACGCACCCATGCCGAGCTTGCGGCCATCGGACTGCGGCGCCAGCACCTGGTGGTCAACGGCGTATTGCCCGCCAGCGAGGCCGCTGCGGATGGGCTGGCCGCCGCCATTCACGAACGCGAGAGCCGGGCGATGGCCGATCTGCCGGCGACCCTGGCCGACCTGCCGCGCGATCGGCTGCCGCTGAAGGCCTTCAACCTGGTGGGCGTGGAGGCCCTGGGACGATTGTTCCAGGATGACGATAGCGCGGCAGAGGCCGGCGACCGGGCCGGGCCGACCCAGGGCGCACCTGATGCTCGGCCCCTGGCGGATCTGGTGGATGCCATCGCCGCGGATCGACATGGCCTGGTGTTGTTGATGGGCAAGGGCGGGGTCGGCAAGACCACGGTGGCGGCGGCCATCGCGGTGGCCCTGGCCGAACGGGATCTGCCGGTGCATCTGACCACCTCCGATCCGGCCGCTCACCTCTCGGACACCCTGGCCGAGGATCTCGACGGGCTGACGGTCAGCCGCATCGATCCGCGGGTGGAGACCGAACGCTACCGCCAGCACGTGTTGGAGACCAAGGGCCGCAAGCTCGACGCCGAGGGCCGCGCCCTCCTCGAGGAAGATCTGCGTTCGCCCTGCACCGAGGAGATCGCCGTGTTTCAGGCCTTCTCGCGGATCATTCGCGAGGCCGGCCGTAAATTCGTGGTGATGGATACCGCCCCGACCGGACACACCCTGCTGCTGCTCGATGCCACGGGTGCTTACCATCGCGAGGTGAGCCGCCAGATGGATGGTTCCGGTGTCGGCTACACCACGCCCATGATGCAGTTGCAGGATCCGGCGAGAACCAAGGTGTTGATCGTGACCCTGCCGGAAACGACCCCGGTGCTGGAGGCGGCGAACCTCCAGGTCGATCTGCGCCGGGCGGGCATCGAGCCCTGGGCCTGGGTGGTCAACCAGAGCATTGCGGCCACCCAGACGCATTCGCCGTTGCTGCGCCGCCGTGCGCGTGCCGAATTGCCGCGCATCGCCGAGGTGGCGGACCACTATGCCCGACGCCATGCGGTGGTCCCGGCCTTACGGGACGAACCCGTCGGGACGAAGCGCCTGCTGAAGCTGCTCGATGCGGTGCCAGCGGCGTCCGAACTGGCTGGCGGCCGGCATTGACCGCGGCCGTGAAAGCCGGGGAGCGGGCGTGGACCCATACACAGACACGGTCCGCTCCAATCCCGGCCACCCATTGTACGCCGCCCGAGGCCTCACCATGGAGCCGCGGCGCAACAACCCCTGGGGGAAACCATGAATGTGAATGACTTGATGACCCGGGACCCGGTGACTGTGCGGCCGGAGCTTCCGGTCGAGGCCATCGTGGACCTGCTCGTGGACCGTGGCATCAACGGCGTACCGGTGGTGGATGACAAGGGCGCACTGCTGGGCATGGTGACCACGGGTGATCTCATCCACCGTGTCGCCGATGAGCGCCTCGATGACCCGGGCCCCATCTGGCGAGAGTCCTTTTACAAATCGGTCTTTAGCGGGACCGAGGCGGAACCGAACCCCGCGCAAGGCACCACGGCCGCGGAGGTGATGACCCCCGATCCCGCCTATGTGGCACCATCCGACGACATGGCCGTGGCCGCGCGTCTGCTGATCGAGCATCGTGTGAACTCGCTGCCCGTGCTCGACGCCGGCCGGGTGGTGGGCCTGGTGTCCCGCCTCGATCTGCTGCGCTGCCTGCGGGGGCATCCCGATTGCTGCAATCCCTTCAAGCGGCATGACTGATGCCCCTCTACCCTCCGGTTTTTCCCTCCAATCCAATTAAGGATCCGTCATGCTTCTGACCGCCCTGGTTATCTTCGTGGCCACCATCGCCCTGGTGATCTGGCAGCCCAGGGGGCTGGGGATCGGCTGGTCCGCCCTGGGCGGCGCCGCCATCGCCCTGGCCACCGGCGTGGTGAGTTTGTCGGATGTCCCCATCGTGGTGGACATCGTCTGGAACGCGACCCTGACCTTCGTGTTTATCATCATCATCTCACTGCTGCTGGACGAGGCCGGATTCTTCGAATGGGCGGCGTTGCACGTGGCCCGCTGGGGTCAGGGCAACGGCCTGCGGCTGTATGGATTCATCGTGCTGCTGGGGGCAGCAGTGGCGGCCATGTTCGCCAACGATGGCGCCGCGCTGATGCTGACCCCCATCGTACTGGAGATCGTGCGGGCCCTGGGGTTCGGTCCGGTGGCGGCCGTGGCCTTCGTGGTGGCGGCGGGTTTCATCGCCGACACCGCCAGCCTGCCCCTGGTGATCTCCAATCTGGTGAATATCGTGTCGGCAGACTTCTTCGGCATCGGCTTCGTCGAGTACGCGACCGTGATGGTGGTGGTGAATGTGGTGTCGGTAGCGGCTTCACTGGTGGTCCTGATGCTGTTCTTCCGCAAGCAGATTCCGCTGCGCTATGACTACACCCAGTTGCGCCGGCCGCACGAGGTCATCAAGGATCCGGCCGTATTCCGTACCGGCTGGTGGGTGCTCGGCCTGCTGCTGTTCAGCTTCCTGGTGCTCGAGCCCCAGGGTGTGCCCATCTCGGCCATCGTCGGCGTGGGCGCGGCCATACTCCTGGCCGTAGCGGCGCGCGGCCACGCCATTTCCACCAGACGCGTCATCAAGACCGCGCCCTGGCAGATCGTGATCTTCTCCATCGGCATGTACCTGGTGGTCTACGGACTGCGCAACGCCGGGGTCACTGCCGACATCGCGCGGATGCTCGATGGGGTCGGCGATTACGGCGTAACCACGGCGGCGCTGGCGACCGGCTTCATCGCCGCGTTCCTGTCCTCGGTGATGAACAACATGCCGGCGGTGATGGTGGTGGCCCTGTCCATCGACGACGCGAACGTGAGCGGCCTGATAAAGGAGGCCATGATCTACGCCAACATCATCGGCTCCGACCTGGGTCCGAAGATCACCCCTATCGGCAGCCTGGCGACCCTGCTGTGGCTGCACGTGCTGGCACGCAAGGGCATCGTCATCACCTGGAAGCAGTATTTCCTCATCGGCATCGTGATCACACCCCCGGTACTCCTGGTGACGCTGCTGGGCCTGTCCGGCTGGCTGCAATTCCTGAGGTGATCGCTGTGGGGATTACCCCAGGGCTGGACCGCGGGTGCGCCGCGCCTGATCCGCTCTATGGGGCATCATGTACATTCCGACAATGCCTTGAGGAATCCTCGGTGAATTGATTCAGGGCTCGTTGGGGGGCAAAGTGGACACCGAGGCTCTATGCCTCCCGACAGGTCTGGTTGGAGCCTGGATATGACAGCGTCCCAGAATTCACGCCCACCGACACCGACCGGGGCATTGGAAACCGAGGAGTATTTGCGCGCGGCCAATCATTCGAGCTGTGGCGTGGGGGTACTGGCGGATCTCGATGGCAAACCCAGCCATGGACTGGTGCTTAACGGCCTGGAGTGCCTGCGAAACCTCGACCATCGAGGGGCACGCGGTGCCGAGGAGAACACCGGCGATGGCGCCGGCATGCTGCTGCAGAAGCCCCATCGCTTCTTCCGGGAGGTGGTGCCCGGGCTGGATGAGTGCGACGGCTATGGGATCGGCCAGGTATTCATGCCCCGCGACGCCGATCAACGGGCCGCCCTGCGGGCCCTCGTGGCGGACCGCTGCCGCGCCAGGGGCTTCGACCTGGTCGCCTGGCGCGAGGTGCCCACGGATAACCATGGCCTGGGGCAGACGGCCCGCGACAGCGAGCCGGTGACTCAGCAGTTCTTCGTCCGGCCGCGGGAGCCCCTCGAGCCCTCAGAGCTGGATATCAGGCTCTACGTCCTGCGGCGCGAGATCGAGAACGAGGCCCTCTACCGGAGGCTGGTGGGCTTCGGTGGGGAGGTCTTCTACGTCTGCTCCCTGTCGCGCACCACGGTGGTCTACAAGGGTCTGCTGACCTGCCCGCAGCTCGAGGCCTATTATCCGGACCTGACGGATCGGCGGGTCACCTCGGCCCTGGTCCTGGTTCATGCGCGTTTCTCCACCAACACCCTGGGCGCCTGGGACCTCGCCCATCCCTACCGCCACCTCGTGCACAACGGGGAGATCAATACCCTGCGCGGCAACCAGAACTGGATGCGGGCCCGCGAGGCGACCCTCGCCTCGCCCCGTTTTGGCGCCGACATCGAACGCATCAAGCCTTTCACCGGGGAAGGACTCAGCGACAGCGCCCAACTGGATAACGTGCTGGAGCTGCTGGTGGTTGGCGGTCGCAGCCTGCCCCATGCCCTGCGCATGCTCATCCCCGAGGCGTGGGAACAGGACCCTCACATGGACCCGGCGCGCCGTGCCTTCTATGCCTATCACGGCGCCCTGATGGAACCCTGGGACGGGCCCGCCCTGGTGGTGGCCACGGACGGCGAACGCGTCGCGGCCGCCCTGGATCGCAATGGACTCAGGCCCTGCCGCTACAGCATCACCCGCGATCGGCGCCTCATCATGGCGAGCGAGAGCGGCGTGGTGGATGTGCCCGCCTGCGATGTGCTCCAGAGGGGCCGGCTGAAACCGGGGGCACTGTTCGTTCTGGACCCCGCACGCGGCGGCATCGTTGCCGAAGACCACGTATTCGCGGAGCTGGCCCGGCGTCCCTACGGGGCCTGGCTCGAGGGCCAGCGGCTGTCCCTGGCGGACCTGGTCGACCCGTTGGCGGCGGACATCCACCTGCCGCCCCTCGAGCGCCCCCTGGACGAATACCAGCGGGCCTGCGGTCACACCCTGGAGGACCTGCGGGTCCTGGTACAGGCCATGGCCGCCAACGGCAAGGATCCCATCGGGGCCATGGGCAACGATACCCCGCCGGCGGTGCTGTCATCCCGGCGACGCCCCCTCAGCCATTACTTCCTGCAGCAGTTCGCCCAGGTCTCGAATCCACCCCTGGACTACATCCGCGAGGCTCTGGTGACGTCCCTCGCCGATGCCATCGGCCCCCGGGAGAATCTGCTGGCGGAAACCCCCGGCCACTGCCGGCAGCTGTACCTCGAGTCGCCGATCCTCAGCGGCCCGCAGCTGCGGGCCATCGAGCACATGGACCACGATGGTCTGCGCAGCCGCCCCATCGACATCACCTGCCCCCGGGGCCAACCCATGGTCACAGCCATCCTGACGATGCGCCGCGCCGTCGTTCAGGCCATCGGCGAGGGCTGCGGGATCCTGTTGCTGAGGGACCACGCCATCGGTCCGGGGCGCGTCGCCATCCCGAGCCTGCTGGCGGTGTCGGCCCTGCACCATCATCTCATTCGCCAGGGCCTGAGGACCCGTGCCGCCCTCGTGATCGATGCCGGCGAGCCCCATACGGTGCACGATTTCTGCACCCTCATCGGTTACGGGGTGGATGCGGTGCACCCCTGGCTGGCCTACGGGGGCATTGCCGACATGGTGGCCAGGGGCCTCATCGCGGGCGCTACCGGCCAGGCCCTGGCCCAGTATCGCCGGGCCCTCGAGGGCGGCATCCTCAAGGTGATGTCGAAGATGGGCATCTCGACCCTGCAGGGTTACAAAGGGGCGCAGATCTTCGAGTCGATGGGGCTGGACCACGAGTTCGTCGACGCATACTTCAGCGGCACGACGGCTCATGTTCCGGGGGTGGGCCTTAACGAGGTTGAACAGCAAACCCTGGACACCCATGCGATCGCGTTCGGTACCCGCGTCCCCGGCAATCTGCCCCTCGACCCGGGTGGTCAGTTCTACTGGCGTCGCGACGGGGAACGGCATCACTGGAACCCCTACACCATCGGCAAGCTGCAGCAGGCGGCGCGCGGCAACGATGCCAGCGCCTATGAAGACTTCACCCGCTATGCCAGCCAGGTGGATGGTGGGCTGCAGAACCTGCGGGGCCTGCTGGAGTTCGTCACCCCGGACGCCGCGGCCATTCCCCTCGATACGGTGGAGCCGGTGGAGTCCATCATGACACGTTTCTCCACCGGCTCCATGTCCTTCGGCGCCCTGAGCCAGGAGGCCCATGAGGCCCTCGCCATCGCCATGCACCGCATCGGTGGCAAGTCCGGGACGGGAGAAGGCGGCGAGCAGGCCGAACGCTTCGGCACGGAGCGCGAGTGCTCCATGAAGCAGGTGGCGAGCGGCCGCTTCGGCGTCACCGCCCATTACCTGGCGCGGGCCCGCCAGATCGAGATCAAGATGGCCCAGGGGTCCAAGCCCGGAGAGGGCGGCGAGCTCCCCGGCGACAAGGTGGACGAAGGCATCGCCCGGGTTCGCTTCACGGTGCCCGGGGTCGGCCTGATCTCGCCGCCGCCCCATCACGACATCTATTCCATCGAGGACCTGCAGCAGCTCATCCACGACCTGAAGTGTGCCAATCCGAGCGCGGAGATCCACGTCAAGCTGGTGGCCAAGGCCAATGTCGGCACCATCGCCGCCGGCGTCGCCAAGGCACGTGCCGACGCGGTACTGATCAGCGGTGATTCCGGAGGCACGGGGGCCTCGCTGAAGACCTCCATCAAGCACGCCGGCGCGCCCTGGGAATTCGGGCTGGCGGAGACCCAGCGGGTGCTGCTGGCCAACCGCCTGCGCTCCCGTATCACGGTGCGTGCCGACGGGGGCCTGCTGACCGGTCGCGACGTGGTGATCGCGGCCCT
Above is a window of Gammaproteobacteria bacterium DNA encoding:
- a CDS encoding MlaD family protein, which translates into the protein METKANYVIIGAFTFAVAIGAMVFGLFAARYATDSAWNTYQILFNESVIGLSDGSPVLYNGVNVGRVTALDLNPKDVREVLVTVDIEAEVPIRQDTVASIRLTGLTGTSAIQLSGGSPDSSLLQAHDGVPPRIQSISSPLNRLLASSEQIVITANEVLNQLDTLLSDRNLKHVGATLASLEHMSGALADPDGALNRLLNNTSLASESLLVLLAQLSATTQRFDALVVDVDRGLIQDLPELKARLGSTLANLESFSVRIDNIVAHNQDELSQLGGVGMRQMSGGLEEIRRLVRDLSSLVRRIQNEPMRFLLDGERPAEYPSR
- a CDS encoding ATP-binding cassette domain-containing protein, which codes for MVSTNDDMSGEPGPDDPVIRIRGLDNHFGSDIVHQGLDLDVQRGEILGVVGGSGSGKSVLMRSILGLLRPTAGTIEVFGQSLNDNADAQRLMSRRTGVLFQDGALFSSLTVLENVELPLKTHVPELSKQLRRDLARSKIQLSGLPAPTSPKMPSDLSGGMRKRVALARALALEPELMFLDEPTAGLDPIGAAEFDNLLRTLQRALGLTVFLITHDLDTLYAICDRVAIIAERKILAVAPLREIEQIDHEWIRDYFHGPRARAARHQQQAPG
- a CDS encoding ABC transporter permease codes for the protein MNANKTSNASTDLVWEAGAEGLLVARGDWILDNVEVLNQRVDALAGRASRLDVSGISRLDASGAVLLERLFARTGQDAAAAGLTDQWRKLFEAVDSACDVKHEPEPETEPQWRQILAQIGRTTVEVTQSTRELLNFMGLTMLRLGRTVVRPQRLRLTSTVYHIEQTGLDAVPLSILLAGLVGAVVAFLGATVLRNFGAELFVIDLVTFAFLREFGVLLTAILLAGRTASAFCAQIGMMKTREELDAIRTLGLDEIEVLVLPRLIALLITLPLLAFIATIAGLVGGLMVSVWSLDINLTLFLDRVGQTVALKHYLVGMVKAPMFAVIIALIGCLEGLRVSGTAQSVGEHTTTAVVRSLTMVIVIDALAAVYFMEIGW
- a CDS encoding helix-turn-helix transcriptional regulator, which produces MDQTRAIAVLESLASGLRLEVFRLLMRQSTQGMVAGEISSTLNIPPTNLSFHLKNLTHAGLVVVEQEGRFQRYRANMPLMLDLVAYLTEECCGGDAGQCRDLPGGSTGYAGIVSAHSPPCAGAGS
- the arsD gene encoding arsenite efflux transporter metallochaperone ArsD — encoded protein: MINIQVFDPSLCCSTGVCGVDVDQRLVDFSADMDWAKRNGLAIERLNLSQQPVAFAENGAVRGILERAGEAALPVILVDGQVALTGRYPTRDELARWAGLPEPAEGFNIAAAPACCGGGTKC
- the arsA gene encoding arsenical pump-driving ATPase → MGDANLNFLADPPRFLFFTGKGGVGKTSIACATSIHLAEAGRRVLLVSTDPASNVGQVFGIDIGNHITPVEAVAGLAALEIDPQAAAQGYRDRIVGPVRGVLPEAVVAGIEEQLSGACTTEIAAFDEFTALLTDSELLDGYDHIVFDTAPTGHTIRLLQLPGAWSGFLETGKGDASCLGPLAGLEKQRERYGAAVAALADPERTRLILVARPQRGSLTEVARTHAELAAIGLRRQHLVVNGVLPASEAAADGLAAAIHERESRAMADLPATLADLPRDRLPLKAFNLVGVEALGRLFQDDDSAAEAGDRAGPTQGAPDARPLADLVDAIAADRHGLVLLMGKGGVGKTTVAAAIAVALAERDLPVHLTTSDPAAHLSDTLAEDLDGLTVSRIDPRVETERYRQHVLETKGRKLDAEGRALLEEDLRSPCTEEIAVFQAFSRIIREAGRKFVVMDTAPTGHTLLLLDATGAYHREVSRQMDGSGVGYTTPMMQLQDPARTKVLIVTLPETTPVLEAANLQVDLRRAGIEPWAWVVNQSIAATQTHSPLLRRRARAELPRIAEVADHYARRHAVVPALRDEPVGTKRLLKLLDAVPAASELAGGRH
- a CDS encoding CBS domain-containing protein, whose amino-acid sequence is MNVNDLMTRDPVTVRPELPVEAIVDLLVDRGINGVPVVDDKGALLGMVTTGDLIHRVADERLDDPGPIWRESFYKSVFSGTEAEPNPAQGTTAAEVMTPDPAYVAPSDDMAVAARLLIEHRVNSLPVLDAGRVVGLVSRLDLLRCLRGHPDCCNPFKRHD
- a CDS encoding arsenic transporter, whose protein sequence is MLLTALVIFVATIALVIWQPRGLGIGWSALGGAAIALATGVVSLSDVPIVVDIVWNATLTFVFIIIISLLLDEAGFFEWAALHVARWGQGNGLRLYGFIVLLGAAVAAMFANDGAALMLTPIVLEIVRALGFGPVAAVAFVVAAGFIADTASLPLVISNLVNIVSADFFGIGFVEYATVMVVVNVVSVAASLVVLMLFFRKQIPLRYDYTQLRRPHEVIKDPAVFRTGWWVLGLLLFSFLVLEPQGVPISAIVGVGAAILLAVAARGHAISTRRVIKTAPWQIVIFSIGMYLVVYGLRNAGVTADIARMLDGVGDYGVTTAALATGFIAAFLSSVMNNMPAVMVVALSIDDANVSGLIKEAMIYANIIGSDLGPKITPIGSLATLLWLHVLARKGIVITWKQYFLIGIVITPPVLLVTLLGLSGWLQFLR
- the gltB gene encoding glutamate synthase large subunit; translation: MTASQNSRPPTPTGALETEEYLRAANHSSCGVGVLADLDGKPSHGLVLNGLECLRNLDHRGARGAEENTGDGAGMLLQKPHRFFREVVPGLDECDGYGIGQVFMPRDADQRAALRALVADRCRARGFDLVAWREVPTDNHGLGQTARDSEPVTQQFFVRPREPLEPSELDIRLYVLRREIENEALYRRLVGFGGEVFYVCSLSRTTVVYKGLLTCPQLEAYYPDLTDRRVTSALVLVHARFSTNTLGAWDLAHPYRHLVHNGEINTLRGNQNWMRAREATLASPRFGADIERIKPFTGEGLSDSAQLDNVLELLVVGGRSLPHALRMLIPEAWEQDPHMDPARRAFYAYHGALMEPWDGPALVVATDGERVAAALDRNGLRPCRYSITRDRRLIMASESGVVDVPACDVLQRGRLKPGALFVLDPARGGIVAEDHVFAELARRPYGAWLEGQRLSLADLVDPLAADIHLPPLERPLDEYQRACGHTLEDLRVLVQAMAANGKDPIGAMGNDTPPAVLSSRRRPLSHYFLQQFAQVSNPPLDYIREALVTSLADAIGPRENLLAETPGHCRQLYLESPILSGPQLRAIEHMDHDGLRSRPIDITCPRGQPMVTAILTMRRAVVQAIGEGCGILLLRDHAIGPGRVAIPSLLAVSALHHHLIRQGLRTRAALVIDAGEPHTVHDFCTLIGYGVDAVHPWLAYGGIADMVARGLIAGATGQALAQYRRALEGGILKVMSKMGISTLQGYKGAQIFESMGLDHEFVDAYFSGTTAHVPGVGLNEVEQQTLDTHAIAFGTRVPGNLPLDPGGQFYWRRDGERHHWNPYTIGKLQQAARGNDASAYEDFTRYASQVDGGLQNLRGLLEFVTPDAAAIPLDTVEPVESIMTRFSTGSMSFGALSQEAHEALAIAMHRIGGKSGTGEGGEQAERFGTERECSMKQVASGRFGVTAHYLARARQIEIKMAQGSKPGEGGELPGDKVDEGIARVRFTVPGVGLISPPPHHDIYSIEDLQQLIHDLKCANPSAEIHVKLVAKANVGTIAAGVAKARADAVLISGDSGGTGASLKTSIKHAGAPWEFGLAETQRVLLANRLRSRITVRADGGLLTGRDVVIAALLGAEEYGFGTAPLVALGCIMLRKCHCNTCSVGIATQDPRLRERFQGRAEHVVNYLRFVAGEVREHMAALGFRRMDDMSGRVDRLRAKRVAHPKGIHPDVSELLRRMKSEDAPRRTRAQDHGLDRKIDHRIIAQARPALEERRPVEIAVELCNRDRTFGTLLSHEVTRRHGAEGLPPGTINLRCTGTAGQSLGAFLCRGIGLHLEGDANDYAGKGLSGGLLSVRTPADAGYAAAENTIVGNVVLFGATAGEAYFNGRGAERFCVRNSGALGVVEGVGDHGCEYMTGGVAVILGPIGRNFGAGMSGGEAYIFDEERLAERHLNADGRRIEPLQDSRDQELVRRLLENHVGYTGSSKAARILEDWEGSLGTFVKVVADAYADAVARHLASGQDIRIKPPRRAA